GATTTCCTCTGGTCAACAATGTCTAAATGTATCCCTGAACTAGTACCTAGAAGGGTTTAAGGACTtgtgggcgattttcgccgcgccaaggaATCCTAGGTTTTGGTCTGAGtagaaccggtctgatcggtcggagggaccggtctgaccggtaggggtccGAACAGTCCGGTCATTggttcggatactccgggtttgtggtggtttagacattccgggtttaggcccggaaactccggacttgggagtccggatactccgagtaggtgtccggatactccggatttttggtcttgagtcgcacacaggccagaccggtctgaccggtttggtataccggtctgaccggtgctagcaGGGCTGAGTGAGTTAAATCAGGGTTTGTTAGTGAAAATAGATAGAAATTCATTTGGTTATTGGTTACTTGTAaattttataaatcatgcatgcattctctcgTGTCATATgtatatgcatacgtgtagcagtcGCGGCGGAGGAAattgtgtacgaggtggttgcggagccaccggAGCCGCTAGAGCAAGCCCACCAGGAGGAAAGGCGAAAGAACCAGGCTCAAGGCCCAGTGGACCcgagtgttgagcagcagactcaaggcaagccccggtacacatcctattatttcaaattatgtcATCTATATATGTCTCGAataattgtgcattaggtttaggaattgtttgaaaccttagttgcatgatccctagattTTCCTGagccttatactagtatgaataggtcgttagcactgctatgcttaatagggctcgatagaagtcgagtgataattctgtcactcgtgagatataggatgtctttatattacagtatatgaattattatattCAAGATGGAAGGTATGGGATGGAAGACCTGATGGGGGAAGgtgtagccccatctgtgtcgattaaggactgTTCCGTTGTCGgttgtgctgatcggggattgaattgtactagccgcataccgggagtaggaggtagtcgaaaccgataagccgagtactgttttgcttcgaaagtacatgaacccgcacccaactcctagggCGAGTCGAATAGTCGTggagaattggggatgcatatgtttacttttggtggtctcacgttgagctcggctgaccatatgacgttgggctggttcctgtagttcgaggcggagaggggaaaggttggtgcgtggggtccgacggggcttttgcgtaccgtgttggttaggtccaccttgcaaggttaaatcgaatcgattcgccgtgtctcgcggtcatgagagtcttgatctcttggtcacatcgtaggAAGGAAAATGAGTAGAATGAGAAGAGATGAAATGTGGGCTGATGATATCTAAATAATGATTTGATCACCTTGATTGTTGTAGTTTTGCCAATCATAGATGATTAGTAATTCTATTGATAGAAATGAGAGCTAAAACTTGGGAAATAAGAACTCGCTTAtagtgcttttctgcaaaataaccaccagccagaaagtCTTGCACGTCTAGAtacgtgggctaagttatacccactgttcgggtaagtcttgctgagtattagttgctcagggtttgttgccaccatacTTTTATTTCAGGGCACCCAGACGTGGATTTTTCCCTTGTTGCGTCAAATTTATTCatcgggatgcagaggggtgggaagtcGTGGATCGAGACTCCTAGGTTAGAGAGTTGTCAGGTGGCACATTTAAGGGTAGAGTTGTAGCCCCTCAGATtttgttggaccggtctgaccggtcggtggaccggtctgaccggtggctacGTGGGGAGCtccatgcagaccggtctgaccggttgtgtaAAGGCTGAGCACTAGTGTAGTGTAGGTTCGTTTCTGTTTGAACTGGGCCTCCCTATTGCAAAGTTGAAAATGGTGTGATTTATGTAAATTATGTAAACTATTTGTGTATTCGAACCCAGTTTGTAAAAACTCATTGATTATTATCGTATGTCACCTccttgtattttcaagtatttgtcATGTTTGTatcatctgcgcccaccttcgcgtgggactaccggtgttgtttcgatcgggccatgggttgagaaaggatcgccaaattaaaccattaagctaatgcgcccgatatGTTCAAATAATGGCAATTATGTTTAATTTGgagttttaatttgacggttccgTCACAGGTTCTCGGTCGGAATATCGCACAGGGGGACTAGAGGCAAACCTTGAGTTCTCGCAAAGCCATTGGAACACCGTCGAAACCTATCCAGGTGTAGCGATTCTCGGCCTTCCTCACAAGAATCTTCTCACAAGGGGAATTTGAATCAGAACTAGAACCACACCATACAGACCGTACAGCATTGTGCCCAAGAAAAGCAGAAGAAGGAACTAACCCCGACGCTCTCGAGCACGTTGACAATGTCGTAGATCCGGtgtgtaacatcccagttttcatcacgattaagggagagtgttgaaatttataatgcaaacttctagaaggttttataaaaataaggataaaccatggcataattttgttcaccatgacaaggttctagaatgttccacaagaatcataagaagacaagaagcttggatattttcttgtcatggtaaaatttagaattttctagacttagatatttgtagggaacttcctagagtgtgacaagtgtcactcatccaagagggtgtgggtgcctatataaggagggtgccaccccttgccatgtcatactactccactccatcccacacacatccaagggcatggtagaagtgagcatagatagagtgtgctaggtgtgtgatcctttgttgcttctataaggtaagcgtctttataagtgttagtctcccggttaaatttaagtacttagtttataagttgtgatccatcgaaggttggctctgccacccgggatcacaaaagggtctgggcttcatcgaaggttggctctgtcacccggaagccagcttcatctgttggtaggctctgcctcccggaagcaaaaggcggctctgccgtcaaaaggacccggtacactaagtaactagaagctgacctactctgaagtgagttggtgtagatcctcaacttagtagggccaccccaatttccaacaatcactaaaataaaacttatgttgcaattaaactagtaacataaaataatactaacgttatatgaggtattacataactactaggtaaactattttatactcttgtcTTGCgatagtacattcgttccctccagtaaccagcatacgcatgcttacacctacgacaaaaatcatcttgTTTCCATAAAAGTCTCtcaagtcaccgtaccatgccataattcccagacaatcatgacagcgcctacctcctttgccataacttcatcattccctggaagccacagagtacccacaccattgaacttgaaaagacccgtcatggcagcactcacctccctaaaaatcggggtcgccacgcacagtgccggccgagattttttccgccgaaccgccttacccgctcgctctcgctcgcgcacgcgcgacacgccggccccacgacgggaccgcgcacaGCCACCGACAtcatgccgtgccgcccactcccgcgtccctacctcgcccacaccgctgcagcgccctcgccggctctgccgcctcggcgctcacgccttcagtgctgccactgttcgcgttgacgacgagctaCCGCAGCCCACTCCGTCGCCGTCCTTGCGCAacaccgctgctgctctcctcgcctataaaaggagcaaggccgtgacgagccccgtcaccagcccaagcacaccgagccgcttcactccgctagctgaaccactccccccgagcccagctcactcacgaaacgaagctccaacagttggccctcttcctcgagctgttccgcgccaaggtgagatggcaggcagctcccccgaccattaactccactaataaaggcccaaaacacccctggccgtgagcacttaatccaaatcattctatcaatcaatactgaaaactcaatatctccttcatatcaactcctttcacgaaactctttttcctaaactctcctcaaatcatatattatctattcctcctattttcatctccatttgagcttattgcttgcttgtgtttgtttgccggttgtgccgttttcactcgtagatcacggagtgaccgaggaggagcctgccaaggagccagaagacccgtaccgcgagcaggaagccgccgccgccgccgcgtacgaaagcgaaggcaagtttcatcgacccctacgtgagcggttgcatccatgtgaggacgtttagctgtagcctgggtctaggatcgattacatataccagtacttgagtgattgagtgtgctcgtgcatgcatctgagtagtcatgtatatccagagctgagaataggatacgaagggatctggctgagaccagggcaactgggtatgctggagccggcgctaccgtggtggtagactggcaggtgagtgctaccgtggtggtaggctcgagttgacatgttgagggatggttgctgccctggtgaaccataaagaccgagttgttttgacatctcacctagcttactttagtacgaccacaggttccggtatgggccggacttagcctaatcccactggttagcctgacggtcgcagggatggtttacgggtatagaccattggggtcagggcccgagggtttgtgcggccgggctggggcgtgaccacggctgggtgtcggctatgtcggttgtccgttcggacagctgagcgtgtgggtacagtgtacgacctctgcagagtgtataatccattcgaatggtccgtgcccACGATATgggcaggctacggtgtggtcctgacaactagtgagctacctattgtgggtTGTGTTGGGAATgtgttgcataccattagttgcattgctaatgcattgtgctcaatgtgcgtcgtgcatgtcatttcccctcccgtagggtgaggtggagcttgctgagtacttttgtactcacccctgttgaatttttttctccagaggatcctgactttgtgccagaagactacgagtagatcgtgtccgcacccaagctgatcgagtggagccgtgatggatgaagagctagtcctgcatgtcgctatgctagttgttatcctatggttgttctgtgtagctttgtgttgtcactttactcctcatgtacgtgttaaataaagctctgtatgactctggactccacttgatgtaacatgtattatgccggagaccttattcggtaattaatacatggtttagccttgatcttcgggttgGGGCGCTTCACGGTGCCTCTCCACGCCGAGGCTCTTGGCCGCTTCGTCCAGCCCGACGGACTCCACGTCGTCGCGGTTGTAGCGAACCACGAAGCTAGAAGCAGCACGGAGAATTCGGTCAGAACAGCAGAGATAGACAACAACTCAAGAGATTGCGACGAAACCCCAAATGCGCTGAGGCTGCGAGGGGCTCActtggagcagaggaggccGAGCGACTTGTCCTTGCGGCTGTAGGCGTGGTGGCGGCTCTTGGTGCCGCCGCCCCCCGCCTGCATTGGCcgcgtctcctcctcctcgtgctgctgctgctggtgcggcAAAGCAGACTCcatcgccgctgctgcagctgcgGCCACGGCCACCTCGgcgacggaggaggaggacgccgccatcgccatcgaCATCGACATCGCCGATCCCCGCGAGAGGGCTCCGTAGGATTTGCGCTCGCGCGGTGCGGTTctcggggagggaggagggaattCCTGGAAGTATTATAGGCGGACGGATCTGTGCGGGGGCGCGATTCGGAGGGGGGGAGGCGCGGCCGTCGAGTGGGATCTGGAGGGGCTTCGAtttggcgcggcggtggcggcctcgcCCGCGTTTCAAAATTTCCACGCTCCCGGGCGGCTCCGGCCGGCCGTTTCGATGGAGATCGGCCCGGCGGCGTGGGAAGCGTTagcagggttaaaaaaaccggtcggaaccggtccggttaccgcgATTACCGGTCttaccggcccggaccggttccggtatcGGGCGGTtagaaaccggcccaaattcaaattttaaatttgaattctaaaaaatagaaaaatcctaaaaataatTCAAGGTAccacgaatctaatggtgtcaaattttctcaaaaatttgttcatttagtatagtttgcggggatttgaagttaaattaaaaaagaaaaagaaaaaaatgggccggcccattaaggcccactagtcgaaccggtaaaaccggccggtaaaccggttgcacgggagcttttgcatttggatttgaattcaaaccggtcaaaccgaccggtaaaccggtaaaaccggtcggaaccggttgaacgtgagcttttgaatttgaatttgaattcaaccggtttccaccggttaccggtccaacaggtccggtaaaccggaattggtggccggcggtttgggTTAACCGGTCGGGAAAAAATCCTGAGCGTGAGCCGTGTGTGGGGGTCTCTCTCCCTTCCGGCGGTTTGAAATTTGAGCGGCtgaggagaggggggggggagcgGGGCTGGcccgcggtgcgcgtgcgcggtccGCGGAGGTGTCTCCCCGTCGGATTTGGCGGGTTTTTGCGCGCGATTCGGTTcgtcgtcgcggcggcgggcgcgcgtcTCGATGGGATCTTGTTTTATGGGGGCCGGCacgtggaggagcggcgcgagCGCGATAGGCTGGCGGCGCATTGGCGCGGGGAAAGCTGGCGCGCCACGTGAGCCCGATgcggttggtttggtttggctTCGGTtatccgcggcgcggcgcgcccgTGCAGCAGCCGTGCTGCCACATCGCGTGCTCCACCCTCGCCCTTCATGCCGCGGCGTTGCAGCACCGCGGCAGGCGGTAGTACACGGGCAGGGAGTGGCAATTTTACTGTCGACGAGACGAGTCAGCTACTCAGCTGCATGCCTGGAttggaatgcctcctgatagcGGACCTGAGCATCAGAGATGCAGCTGCAATGCCGGTGGCTACTGGCTCCAAAGCGATCACCAGGTCTGCTGCTGGCGATGCTGGAGGCCTCGGCGGCTCGGCCACAGGTTCTGTTTGCCTGTTTGGAAAACAATTATAGTTGATGTGTGCTTATTTTGGAGGGTGATGCAGATAGGCAAGTTTAGCATTGGGGTGACTACTAGCAGGtgtctgtttttttttatgtGTGCTTATTTTGGAGGATGACGAAGATAGGCAAGTTTAGCATTGGGGTGACTACTAGCAGGTGTCTGTCTTTTGTCTTGAGACCTGTAATATTTTGCGGCAGGGGCGAGGCTCTTTGCTGAATGCTGACGGAATATGTGTTGTAAAACGTTGGAGCCTGTCCTGTACTCCTCTTGCAACGAAGCAAACGGACAGGGGAGATCATTCCTGtcacttccaaaaaaaaaatgaattctGAAATTTAGAACCCGTCTCATTTGTACAGTGGAGTACACGCTTTCCTTCTGCAGGAGCGTAGTacgccttttcttctcccctgTATCCTGGTTTTGTGCGTGCATCGCAATTCGCAGATCATGGGCCGATCCATGCGGTCGTTCTGCAGATTTCATGCCTTATTGGGCCGTACTGACAGGCCAGTCGTCCCAGTTGCGATGCTGTCACTTGTCAATGGCAAGCAGTTGGGGCAGTGGAATTTCTCTCTTATTAGCCATAGCTGTGGCTGTCATGCTGCTTATTAGCCGCACCATCAAGATTCACAGGTTCACAGACTCACAGTCAGCACACAGTGGAACACATGGAAGAAAGATCGCCAGTCGCCAGCATAAGCGGTTTATACGACCTATGTACAAGACGCATCCATCCGTAGGATGATGGTACATTGTGATTACGTTCTCCTACAAAGCTAGCTGTTTCTCAAGTACTACGATGGGACAAAACACAGCAGCAGTTGTTCGCATGCCAAACTGAGGGTACTCCAGGGCGCTGTTGCTTCAGTCTCAAGCAAGGCTGTATGATCAAGAAGCCTCACGCCCTCACTGATTGATGATCCACCTCAAGGAGTCCAGCTTTATGGTTCAGCATAGTACTCTAGAGTTTAAGCTTTGGAGTGGCTCCCATAAAACTCCATCATTCACGTGTACAACACCATTCTTTCAGCTCTGATGGAGGAAAGGCTTCCGGAAATTACAGTGCAAATTCCATAAAAAAAAAGGTTGCAGTGGAAAAGGGAACTACAGCCGCCTCCATGACCATAAGCAGCTCCACCAGTTCATACTCCAAACAGAATGTCTTCATCATGCCTAACCCACCCACCCTGAGTAAATTATGAAGACATATTAGGTGCCAAGTAGTTGAGCAGAAGGAAATTATGTCATGCAAAATATAGTGGGAATTTAAATTAGGTTGGTGGGAAATGAGAGGGAAGCCCTACCGGCCTTAAAAGAGAGATTCTTCAAGATGCAATGCAAATATAGAATTAATATGACACCACAACTTTAAAATCGTATCAATGCATTATTATGAAAAGTACGACCTTTTTGCTGCATTGTTATTGTCAGTTTATAACTACAGTAGCCTAATATTTGGGGATATCTTATTGTCCTAACAGCTGTATCTGCCACATCAACTGAACTACCTCGAGAAAAATTATTAGATTTTtaagttaaaaaataattaccTTCACTTTTGTAAAGTTGTACTTGTATCCTTCCTCCTGCCTTCTTGAGTAACCATTGTTTTCCCTACAGATGAAATGTTTGGCTCGGCTAATGGGTTGGTAACAAATCCACCCTGAAGCCCGAACTTCTGCCTCTCCCATTTGTAAGAAGTTCTGCTCCCCTCTGAGCTGTTTGCTGGGTCAGAGGCAGAAAACCTGGAGGAAGACCTACCACCACCATGCCTTCTCCAGAATTTTGGGCTCAGAATGCAACACGTCTTCACATCAGACTCCCTGTTTGACATCCTTCCTGAAGAGAAGGCCAAATCACGAGaaatctcatccaaagccaTCTCCAGCCCATGCACCCTTGTCTCCAAAGAATTCATGCCATTCTCAGACTTCCCCATAAATTTCTAGTAAGCAAAAGAAATAACAAATTTCAGGTGTGCTTCCACAACACGAGAGGTGGCAGAAGCTCATCACGTGAGTAAGTATTCATAATACCCACAGTGCTAATACCTATATGCCTTATATTGTGAAACATTTTTACATGGTATGAATTATGATATAAAACATTGATTGCACCATGACAGGTCATGTTACATGGGGAACTTGTAAAGCAACATGGCATGTGCTGCTATATGTATATGACAATGTCTTGACTTGCAGTTATCATGTTCAAATCTGACCCTACAAGTCACTGATACTGAGAAGTTGATGCTGGATGTTAACAGCATTTTTTTAGAAGATGTTAACAGCTGTTTCAGCAGCAGACTTTTTCCAGTATTTCCTGAAACAACAGCTAACAGTACCCTTTTCTTGCAATAAATATAGATGTTGTGACCGAGTATCAAGAAACCAACAATTCCCAGCATGGGCTAACTTACAGATATTTTTTTTCTGGTACAATAGTTTAGTAATCAGTGGAGAAGTTATAGTTATTCATTTCTGGATAAGTGTTTAAATGCTATGAGCCTTATAAAAGTCACACAACGGAActgtaaaatataaaaaatagaaCAAAGGAAATTACCTGGAGAAGATCTAGTAAACTTCTTTGCTGATTTTCAATCTGAAGCAGCTGTGTCCTTATTTCTGACAAGCTCTCCTCTTTGTGAACTGCAAACCTTTCTGATCCACCCTCAACTTCTGAAATCTCTTCCAATTCACCACCGCCTTCGTATGGAACAACTCGTGATCCTGTTTTAAGTCCAGCCAGCTTGGCCGACTTATCCTCGCTGCCTTGGAAGAGTGTCCTCCTTGCCTCCAGTCTCTCTTTCACATTGCCTCCTTTGAGAAGCTTCTCTTCTGTCACCATTTTGATTGGGGTAGCATCCGGAGCAACAGCAATCTCGACTTTGTAGTCACAATTCTTTGCTTGGCGCCCTTTGTGGTATGAAGGTGGTGACAGCTTCTTGTTCCTGATTGATGAAGGACTATTGGTTTTGGTGGCGCTGGGTGACACATCAGATGGAGATGATTTCACAGGCAATCTgctcctccttgttgctgatgGAACTGAGTTTGAGCCCAGTGAAGCGGCTGGATATCGCCCGTCACTTACACTCCCTGATTATTACAAGATAATGTGTAAAAAGAAATAGATGCATCGCTTGAATTACTATTAAAAAATTTTATTAGTAAATTACAATAGAAGCTTCCTCTACAGAAAGAGCTCCTTTAATGTGGTTCCAGGTTCCTTGTGACTACTTGCAACGCacaaaaataaaattaacaGATCTGTACAGGCAGAATTAGCAGCACAAGTAGCTAGAAAAGAGAATTATCCTTCACCTGTAAGAGAAGATCTTCGTTCTGACTGCGACGCTGGTGGCGCGGCCGAGGAGCACTCGTCCTCTTCAGCATCTGGGATCTCCTTCCACGCCTCGATCATCCGGTTCATCGACTCCCGCACAATCTTGACCTGCATTGGCGCATTATAATATCAGCTCCCATAGTCAgatctaaaaaaaaagagagatggcATCAGTAAGATCCGAACCAAATTGGCGACCGACCTTGTCAAACTTTCTGGCCTCGAAGAAGGTAACGCAAGAGGATTTGTAGGTCGTGAGAAGATCCGTGTGTTGTAAGGCCAATGCGGCAAgtgcctccgccgcggccttcCTCGCGGCCCAGTCGTCACTACCGATTGCATCGCGGAGGCACGGAATGGAGGCGGTGACTTCGCAATCGCCGCCCATAGCCGCGGAGGCGCCGATGAGGGTGATGAGCGCGGGCTTGGCCTTGAAGGCATTGCTGCGGAGCAACTTGAGGAGGCGCGGTTGGAGCTTGTGGAGGTAGGAAACGAGGTCGGCGGTGAGGGCGGacgcctcgacggcggcggccgtggctagGGCGGCCGCCAGCTGCGCGCACTGGTCCTGCTCGTGGAGGAGCGCGTCCGTGAGGGGCCGTAGCGCGGCGGAcgcggaggccgcggccgcggccgcggcgcgcgcggtgtCGACCAGCGCGGCGCGGACGGAGGAGTCCTGGTCGCGCAcgcggcggagcgcggcggcgaggatgcgCGGGACGAGCGGGGCCACGGCGTCGCGCGGGTGGGACGCCGCGACGAGCGCCAGGGCGCGgagcgcgtggcggcggagcggggtcTTGTCGGTGGGGCGCGCGTCCGAGACCGCCGAGACGAAGGCCGCGAGCTCGTCGGGGCCCAGCGAGCGCGCGatggcctcgagctcggcggccgccatggcctcggTGTCGCGGTCGGCGAGCTTGAGGAGGCAGCGGTTGACGCGCTGCTTCAGCGGCTCGCGCCGCGCTGCGGTGCCCATGGCTGGCGCGCGAGGCACGGCACGGGCGGCACCACCGTGTTGCCGCTCGGCTAGTTATTGGCGTGCGCCGGGCCGGGGGGACGTTGGGAGGCGGCACCGTGTTGTGGCATGGAAGCTGCCTTGGCTACTGGTGAAGTGGTGATTCTTCTCCAATAGGTGCCGCTGCCGGGTCGGGGGTAGGCAAGTCAGTACTCCTACTGCGTGTTTATTTATgcgcttttcttttgttttcttgcTTTTTaacttttccttttttcccttTATTTATCTGACTTGACATGGAAGAGCTCAACAGCAGCTTTGAGAGTCTGTAAAGATATCTACCAATCAGGTTAGGCTTAGCCAAATACCGATGCCGTATTCGACTTATTTGCAACCCTAATAATACCACTAATAATACTGATGAAAGAACATCTCCCGGCGTGGTGCGTCTTTTCGTAGTCGACACGACCAAATGCTACCACAAGCTCGAGCCACATGTGGTCCATCCAAGAAGGGGTCTACCTCCATTTCTTCGTCAGAGAAGCTGGGAGAAAGGGATCTGCTTGCTACAGGTATTTATGAGTAGCTGGGCACACGACGACCCTAAAGATGGATTATGTTAACTAGTTGTAATGCCGCCGGTTGCAATAAGGCATATgaatctatctatactataattGCAGTCTCAATCCAGACTCTATCATGAAGTCTAAATCTTCCATTTAT
This window of the Panicum virgatum strain AP13 chromosome 1K, P.virgatum_v5, whole genome shotgun sequence genome carries:
- the LOC120641237 gene encoding TORTIFOLIA1-like protein 3, translated to MGTAARREPLKQRVNRCLLKLADRDTEAMAAAELEAIARSLGPDELAAFVSAVSDARPTDKTPLRRHALRALALVAASHPRDAVAPLVPRILAAALRRVRDQDSSVRAALVDTARAAAAAAASASAALRPLTDALLHEQDQCAQLAAALATAAAVEASALTADLVSYLHKLQPRLLKLLRSNAFKAKPALITLIGASAAMGGDCEVTASIPCLRDAIGSDDWAARKAAAEALAALALQHTDLLTTYKSSCVTFFEARKFDKVKIVRESMNRMIEAWKEIPDAEEDECSSAAPPASQSERRSSLTGSVSDGRYPAASLGSNSVPSATRRSRLPVKSSPSDVSPSATKTNSPSSIRNKKLSPPSYHKGRQAKNCDYKVEIAVAPDATPIKMVTEEKLLKGGNVKERLEARRTLFQGSEDKSAKLAGLKTGSRVVPYEGGGELEEISEVEGGSERFAVHKEESLSEIRTQLLQIENQQRSLLDLLQKFMGKSENGMNSLETRVHGLEMALDEISRDLAFSSGRMSNRESDVKTCCILSPKFWRRHGGGRSSSRFSASDPANSSEGSRTSYKWERQKFGLQGGFVTNPLAEPNISSVGKTMVTQEGRRKDTSTTLQK